A window from Populus trichocarpa isolate Nisqually-1 chromosome 3, P.trichocarpa_v4.1, whole genome shotgun sequence encodes these proteins:
- the LOC127905104 gene encoding RING-H2 finger protein ATL73-like, with product MAQISPSPTLSPTVSAPSCHDQSQEPTMDFNVMVIVAAMLCAFVCALGLNSMLQCVFQCTQRTVTETAGWISSRRQNSGLKKREMVGLPTSTYAHQGSPSSTSGCAICLADFTDGDKIRVLPKCNHEFHVDCIDKWLLSHSSCPTCRHRLKSIDESVPSLEQIVTV from the coding sequence ATGGCTCAAATTTCACCATCTCCCACACTTAGTCCCACAGTGAGCGCCCCTTCATGCCATGATCAATCCCAGGAACCAACTATGGATTTCAATGTAATGGTCATAGTTGCTGCAATGTTATGTGCCTTCGTTTGTGCCTTGGGCCTCAATTCCATGTTACAATGTGTATTTCAATGCACACAACGTACGGTAACGGAAACAGCAGGATGGATATCTTCTCGCAGACAGAACTCCGGtttaaagaagagagaaatggtAGGTTTGCCAACTTCAACTTATGCCCATCAAGGTTCACCATCATCAACTTCAGGTTGCGCTATTTGCCTAGCAGACTTCACCGACGGTGATAAAATAAGGGTCTTGCCTAAATGCAACCATGAGTTCCATGTTGATTGCATTGACAAGTGGCTACTCTCTCACTCTTCATGTCCTACTTGTAGGCATAGGCTCAAGTCCATTGATGAATCAGTGCCTTCTCTGGAGCAGATAGTCACTGTCTAA
- the LOC7471616 gene encoding polygalacturonase QRT3: MEPFSACCFIVLILVQGATCSITRQIMTIKFHKKLQEMEGYHPVNATLSFPKASNTKKNIGRVFYPIGYGADPTGAQESCDAIMDALSDAFQVQNGLELLPDVHDLGGVVIDLQGGNYKISKPIRFPSGGGNIVVKKGTVRASETFPGDRHLIELWSPKSRMHNKKVYYEDITFRDILFDSNYRGGGIFTMNSVRTRINNCFFIHFTTQGILVKEGHETFISSSFLGQHPTIGGDKNENKFSGTAIDLESNDNSITDVVVFSAAIGVLLRGEANILTGVHCYNKANVFGGIGIIVKPTAFLTRITNCYLDFTNIVMEDPVQVQVTNGLFIGDAYIVLQSINGKISGLNIVDNMFKGEGRNLNPIVELDGNFTIIDQVVIERNNVRSMSLKSTVGKLTVAGNGTKWVADFSSVLLFPNKISNFQYSFYVEGVPTGNVAHAVTNVSDNMVVVESNKVVNAVVSVVVDQSSMVEEINYL, encoded by the exons ATGGAACCTTTCTCAGCATGCtgttttattgtattaattCTTGTACAAGGTGCGACTTGTTCCATCACACGACAGATCATGACGATAAAATTCCACAAAAAGCTACAAGAAATGGAAGGCTATCATCCTGTCAATGCTACCTTGTCATTTCCCAAGGCATCAAACACCAAAAAG AATATAGGGAGAGTATTTTATCCAATTGGGTATGGAGCAGATCCAACTGGCGCACAAGAGAGTTGTGATGCCATAATGGATGCTTTATCCGACGcttttcaagtgcaaaatgggCTAGAATTGCTGCCTGATGTCCATGACTTGGGTGGCGTTGTGATTGACTTGCAAGGTGGAAACTACAAGATCAGCAAACCCATAAGGTTTCCTTCTGGTGGAGGCAACATTGTG GTGAAAAAAGGGACAGTGCGAGCATCGGAAACCTTTCCCGGTGATAGGCATCTTATTGAACTATGGTCACCAAAGTCTAGGATGCATAACAAAAAGGTTTATTATGAAGACATCACCTTCAGGGATATTCTCTTTGATTCAAACTATAGAGGTGGAGGGATTTTCACCATGAATTCAGTCAGAACTCGCATTAATAATTGCTTCTTTATACACTTCACAACACAAGGGATTTTGGTCAAAGAAGGCCACGAGACCTTCATATCAAGCTCCTTCCTTGGACAGCATCCAACAATTGGCGGGGATAAAAATGAGAATAAATTTTCAGGCACTGCCATTGATCTTGAAAGTAATGATAATTCAATCACTGATGTTGTAGTTTTCTCAGCAGCCATTGGTGTTCTATTAAGAGGAGAGGCAAATATTCTGACAGGGGTGCATTGTTACAACAAGGCTAATGTTTTTGGTGGCATAGGAATTATAGTAAAACCAACTGCATTTTTAACTAGGATAACCAATTGTTACTTAGATTTCACCAATATTGTCATGGAAGACCCAGTTCAAGTTCAAGTCACAAATGGGCTGTTCATTGGAGATGCCTATATAGTTTTACAGTCAATCAATGGCAAAATCTCTGGATTAAACATTGTGGACAACATGTTTAAAGGGGAAGGCAGAAACTTGAACCCAATAGTGGAATTAGATGGAAATTTCACTATAATTGATCAAGTGGTGATTGAACGTAACAATGTGAGGAGCATGAGCTTGAAATCAACAGTGGGGAAACTAACTGTGGCCGGAAATGGAACGAAGTGGGTGGCAGATTTTTCGTCGGTGTTGTTATTCCCTAACAAAATTAGTAATTTCCAGTATTCGTTCTATGTTGAAGGTGTACCGACAGGGAATGTAGCGCATGCAGTGACCAATGTATCGGATAACATGGTGGTCGTGGAGAGCAACAAGGTCGTCAATGCAGTTGTTTCTGTGGTGGTTGATCAGAGTAGCATGGTTGAAGAGATCAACTACTTGTAA